A region from the Drosophila mauritiana strain mau12 chromosome 2L, ASM438214v1, whole genome shotgun sequence genome encodes:
- the LOC117137950 gene encoding uncharacterized protein LOC117137950 isoform X7 produces the protein MNKVEFKNKNKDQGPCARVRKIRPINMGGNVEQRPWTPTVRIGRIAAETTNPGPATVQLPTLIGSKVPDSKKKAAPSYSFGHKLGGKYDTSGPGPAQYNVTGMRAKGRDYPRAATLQSRPKELTRFSNPGPGEYDVVPAAKAVIDATPKYTFGQRPVALKTFQIPAPNSYCPEKVTQSKKNAPRYTFGRRTKIEHDQGTPAPGAYCPEKVKLNKTPEFSFGIKHHEQRPDYTPAPGTYKPEQVVLEHIPAYSFGLKTKHIQVSDTPAPGAYSPEKSRLHSTPAYSITGKASQDVVDCTPAPGAYEPEKCVLSRTPAFSFGHRAELTKSSDTPAPGTYNPEKVRMDHTPAFTLSGRPETRSVSETPAPGSYAPEKYRNDRTPAFTFGGKHEQRLESFTPAPGDYCPEKVRHDHNPAFSFAGRHDLHKPSDTPAPGAYDTEKVRQDHNPAFSFAGRHDLHKPSETPAPGAYSPEKVRQDHNPAFSMAGKYSQKVASDSPAPGDYCPEKVRLDHTPAYSFGVKSDPKVEYNTPAPGDYHPEKVRQDHNPAYSFAGRHDLQKPDHTPAPGAYFPEKVRLDHNPAFSMAGKYDAKVTNDTPAPGDYSPEKVRQDTNLAYSFAGRHDLHKPSETPAPGAYSPEKVRLDHNPAFTMAGKHDQKILNGTPAPGDYSPEKCRLDHTPAYSFGGKNDPKIENNTPAPGDYHPEKVRLDHNPAYSFAGRHDLQKPSDTPAPGAYFPEKVRQDHNPAFSMAGKPVEKLTNGTPAPGDYSPEKVRLDHTPAYTFGGKNDPKVENNTPAPGDYHPEKVRQDHNPAFSFAGRHDLHKPNDTPAPGAYCPEKVRQDHNPAFSMAGKHTQKVANDTPAPGDYSPEKVRQDHTPAYTFGGKNDPKVESNTPAPGDYHPEKVRQDHNPAFSFAGRHDLQKPSDTPAPGAYFPEKVRQDHNPAFTMAGKHDPKVSNDTPAPGDYSPEKVRLDYTPSFTFAGKNNPKVENNTPAPGDYHPEKVRQDHNPAFSFAGRHDLQKPSDTPAPGAYSPEKVRQDHNPAFSMAGKYIEKITNGTPAPGDYCPEKVRLDHTPAFTFGGKNVPKVENNTPAPGDYHPEKVRQDHVPAFSFAGRHDLHKPSETPAPGAYSPEKVRQDHNPAFTMAGKHDPKVTNDTPAPGDYHPEKVRLDHNPAFSFAGRHDLHKPSETPAPGDYFPEKVRQDFNPAFTFAGKHDPRSLSESPAPGDYSPEKVRLDHAPAYSFGAKHDIKTEHLHPSPCDYAPEKVRLDHTPAYTIAGRPAADHVSHTPAPCDYHPEQCQVDSTPAFTFGMRLGRERISDTPAPSAYEPEKHSLHSTPAYSFGTKSDIRVTTDAPVRNNAECTTTTNHTNHNAGSSTTTTTTTTTTKTFINGVEQPELQKKETTKQVNGTHKELKSAPQTQAPLSNGNIVSNGNHSKMVSTTTRIQEVAHGQKESGNLKVVASGKSDASATKAAAVSHQTVVQADGAIVTSGQSSRMQTVKYAVEASSVQEKIISS, from the exons ATGAACAAG GTCGAGTTTAAAAACAAGAACAAGGATCAGGGACCCTGCGCCCGCGTGCGTAAGATTCGTCCGATCAACATGGGCGGCAACGTGGAGCAGCGTCCTTGGACTCCAACTGTTAGGATCGGCAGGATCGCCGCCGAGACCACCAATCCGGGTCCAGCCACTGTCCAACTTCCAACCTTGATAG GCAGCAAAGTTCCCGACTCCAAGAAGAAGGCCGCACCCTCGTACTCCTTTGGCCACAAGTTGGGCGGAAAGTACGACACCTCCGGACCGGGTCCGGCGCAGTACAATGTTACGGGTATGCGTGCCAAGGGTCGGGATTATCCTCGAGCAGCCACTCTGCAGAGCAGACCCAAGGAACTGACACGCTTCTCGAATCCCGGACCTGGAGAGTACGATGTGGTGCCGGCGGCCAAGGCGGTGATCGATGCCACGCCCAAGTACACCTTTGGCCAACGGCCGGTCGCGTTGAAAACCTTCCAGATACCAG CTCCGAATAGCTATTGCCCTGAAAAGGTCACGCAATCAAAAAAGAATGCGCCACGCTACACTTTCGGTAGACGAACTAAAATCGAACACGATCAGGGCACACCAG ctcctggcGCATATTGTCCAGAGAAGGTGAAGCTCAACAAGACGCCAGAGTTCAGTTTCGGCATCAAGCACCATGAACAGCGACCAGATTACACTCCAG CGCCAGGCACCTACAAGCCCGAGCAGGTTGTCCTCGAACACATTCCCGCCTACAGCTTCGGCTTGAAAACCAAACACATCCAGGTCAGCGACACTCCAG CACCCGGTGCCTACAGCCCCGAAAAGTCACGGCTGCACTCCACACCCGCTTACTCAATCACCGGAAAAGCTTCCCAAGATGTGGTCGATTGCACACCTG CACCCGGAGCATACGAACCCGAGAAGTGCGTCCTGAGCAGGACGCCTGCCTTCAGCTTTGGCCACCGCGCCGAGCTGACCAAGTCCAGTGACACGCCAGCGCCGGGCACCTACAATCCGGAGAAGGTGCGCATGGACCACACGCCCGCATTCACCCTGTCCGGACGACCCGAGACGAGGTCCGTGAGCGAGACTCCGGCGCCCGGTTCGTATGCCCCGGAAAAGTATCGCAACGATCGAACGCCGGCCTTCACCTTCGGCGGTAAGCACGAGCAGCGACTCGAGAGCTTCACTCCGGCACCGGGCGACTACTGTCCCGAAAAAGTTCGGCACGATCACAATCCCGCTTTCTCATTCGCCGGTCGCCACGATCTGCACAAGCCAAGCGACACACCAGCACCCGGAGCCTACGACACCGAGAAAGTCCGGCAAGATCACAATCCGGCCTTCTCCTTTGCCGGTCGCCACGATCTGCACAAGCCCAGTGAAACGCCCGCTCCGGGCGCCTACTCCCCGGAGAAGGTGCGACAAGATCACAATCCTGCCTTCTCGATGGCCGGGAAGTACAGTCAAAAGGTGGCCAGCGACAGTCCGGCTCCTGGGGACTACTGTCCCGAGAAGGTCCGCTTGGATCACACTCCCGCCTACAGCTTTGGCGTAAAGAGTGATCCTAAAGTAGAGTATAACACTCCGGCCCCGGGTGATTACCATCCCGAAAAGGTTAGGCAGGATCACAATCCCGCATATTCATTCGCCGGCCGTCACGACCTTCAGAAACCAGACCACACTCCCGCTCCTGGAGCCTACTTCCCGGAGAAAGTCAGACTGGATCACAATCCAGCTTTCTCAATGGCCGGCAAGTATGATGCCAAGGTTACCAATGATACACCTGCTCCTGGTGATTACAGCCCCGAGAAAGTTAGGCAGGACACTAACCTAGCGTACTCCTTTGCTGGCCGCCACGATCTTCACAAGCCCAGCGAAACTCCCGCTCCAGGTGCTTACTCGCCGGAGAAAGTGAGGCTAGATCACAATCCAGCTTTCACGATGGCTGGCAAGCACGATCAGAAGATTTTAAATGGCACTCCGGCCCCAGGAGACTACAGTCCCGAAAAGTGTAGACTAGACCACACACCTGCTTACAGTTTTGGGGGAAAGAATGATCCTAAAATTGAAAACAACACCCCGGCACCAGGAGATTACCATCCGGAGAAGGTGAGGCTGGACCACAATCCAGCTTACTCCTTTGCCGGTCGTCACGACCTTCAAAAGCCAAGTGATACTCCTGCTCCAGGAGCCTACTTCCCCGAGAAGGTACGTCAAGATCATAACCCAGCATTTTCAATGGCAGGCAAGCCAGTTGAAAAGCTAACTAATGGTACTCCGGCTCCCGGAGACTACAGTCCTGAGAAAGTACGTTTAGACCATACTCCGGCCTATACTTTCGGTGGCAAAAACGATCCGAAAGTAGAGAACAATACTCCCGCTCCAGGGGATTATCATCCCGAAAAGGTCAGGCAAGATCACAACCCAGCTTTCTCCTTTGCTGGTCGCCATGATCTTCACAAACCGAATGATACTCCCGCCCCTGGTGCCTACTGTCCGGAAAAGGTCCGTCAGGATCATAATCCCGCCTTCTCAATGGCGGGTAAGCACACCCAAAAGGTAGCCAACGACACTCCAGCTCCGGGCGATTACAGTCCGGAAAAGGTACGTCAAGATCACACACCGGCCTATACTTTTGGGGGAAAGAACGATCCCAAAGTTGAGAGCAACACCCCAGCTCCAGGTGACTATCATCCCGAGAAAGTTAGGCAAGATCATAACCCAGCATTCTCTTTCGCTGGCCGTCATGATCTTCAAAAACCTAGCGACACTCCCGCTCCTGGAGCCTATTTCCCTGAAAAAGTCAGACAGGATCATAATCCTGCTTTCACAATGGCCGGAAAGCATGATCCTAAAGTTTCTAACGACACTCCTGCCCCTGGCGACTACAGTCCCGAAAAAGTCCGTCTAGATTACACACCTTCCTTTACCTTTGCTGGTAAAAACAATCCCAAAGTTGAAAACAATACCCCAGCTCCAGGTGACTATCATCCCGAGAAAGTTAGACAAGATCACAATCCCGCCTTTTCCTTTGCCGGTCGCCATGACCTGCAGAAGCCCAGTGACACTCCTGCTCCAGGAGCATACTCGCCGGAAAAGGTGAGGCAAGATCACAATCCTGCATTCTCTATGGCTGGTAAATACATTGAGAAGATTACCAATGGCACCCCAGCTCCAGGTGACTACTGTCCCGAGAAGGTTCGGTTAGATCACACTCCAGCTTTCACATTCGGGGGCAAGAATGTTCCCAAGGTGGAGAACAATACACCGGCACCAGGAGATTATCACCCTGAAAAGGTTAGGCAAGATCATGTCCCCGCATTTTCCTTCGCCGGCCGTCATGATCTCCATAAGCCCAGTGAGACTCCTGCCCCCGGAGCTTACTCCCCCGAGAAAGTTAGGCAGGACCACAATCCTGCCTTTACAATGGCCGGCAAACATGACCCAAAGGTGACCAATGACACTCCAGCTCCCGGGGATTACCACCCCGAGAAAGTTAGGCTAGATCACAACCCCGCCTTCTCCTTCGCCGGTCGCCATGACCTGCATAAGCCCAGCGAAACGCCCGCACCCGGAGACTACTTCCCGGAGAAGGTCAGGCAGGACTTCAATCCGGCGTTCACCTTCGCCGGCAAACACGATCCGAGATCACTGAGTGAATCCCCCGCTCCCGGCGACTACAGCCCCGAGAAGGTGCGACTGGACCATGCACCCGCTTACAGCTTTGGCGCCAAGCACGACATCAAGACGGAGCACCTTCATCCCTCGCCATGTGACTACGCCCCCGAGAAAGTTCGTCTCGACCATACACCCGCCTACACCATTGCAGGTCGTCCAGCCGCCGATCACGTGAGCCACACGCCGGCTCCCTGTGACTACCATCCGGAGCAGTGCCAGGTGGACAGCACACCAGCGTTCACCTTCGGCATGCGACTGGGAAGGGAGCGCATCTCCGATACACCAG CACCCTCCGCCTATGAGCCGGAGAAGCACTCACTGCACTCCACACCCGCCTACAGCTTTGGCACCAAGTCGGATATCCGCGTGACCACCGATGCTCCAG TACGCAACAATGCGgaatgcaccaccaccaccaaccacACCAACCACAATGCTGGTAGCAGCACCACCAcaacaaccaccaccaccacgacAAAGACCTTCATAAACGGAGTGGAGCAGCCGGAGCTGCAGAAGAAGGAGACCACCAAGCAGGTGAATGGCACCCACAAGGAGCTTAAGTCCGCACCACAAACACAAGCACCGCTGAGCAATGGCAATATCGTTTCCAATGGCAACCACTCGAAGATGgtcagcaccaccaccaggaTTCAGGAAGTTGCCCACGGCCAAAAGGAGAGTGGCAACCTGAAGGTGGTGGCCAGCGGTAAGTCGGATGCGAGTGCCACCAAGGCGGCGGCCGTGAGCCACCAGACCGTGGTGCAGGCGGATGGCGCCATCGTGACCAGTGGCCAATCCTCGAGGATGCAGACGGTCAAGTACGCTGTGGAGGCGAGCAGCGTGCAGGAGAAGATTATCAG CTCCTAA